One region of Planctomycetia bacterium genomic DNA includes:
- a CDS encoding serine/threonine protein kinase, protein MTHPKEEPQETTTKMSVEGTAHQEKPKTMVINDMEVANRPPSTTDVTDDLKQIGPYRIIKVIGFGGVGTVYEAVDHIINRPVALKVLNKKWLQDDIVKERFMREARLCAMIKSPHVPLVHAVGEDKGIPYLAMELLNGFTLDHLLKTNHQFSIMQITRLGREIAKGLSAAHAMKLIHRDIKPSNIWLETLADPTGGDRKMFRVKILDFGMARLQEQTQGLTRHGVIVGTPLYMSPEQATSGKVDARSDLFSLGIVLYRLCTGKLPFPGETVADVISKLATQDAPTVKEVSPHTPTKLSRLIERMMKKDPKDRPPDAMNVARLLEIIEAEEQASPTPAPKPIKEELSSPTVVLPQLVNPLKPWLIASVVLNVVLLMALVFMLGFLLK, encoded by the coding sequence ATGACGCATCCCAAAGAAGAGCCTCAGGAAACCACTACCAAGATGTCTGTTGAAGGAACAGCACATCAGGAAAAGCCAAAGACTATGGTAATTAATGATATGGAAGTTGCCAATCGTCCACCTTCCACGACTGATGTTACTGATGATCTCAAGCAAATTGGCCCTTATCGCATTATCAAGGTTATCGGCTTTGGTGGTGTAGGTACTGTTTATGAAGCCGTCGATCATATTATCAATCGCCCGGTAGCACTGAAAGTTCTTAACAAGAAATGGCTTCAGGACGACATCGTTAAAGAACGATTCATGCGGGAAGCTCGCCTGTGTGCCATGATCAAAAGCCCGCACGTTCCGCTGGTACATGCGGTTGGTGAGGATAAAGGCATTCCTTACCTGGCCATGGAACTGCTCAATGGCTTTACTCTTGATCATCTGCTCAAGACCAATCATCAGTTTTCCATTATGCAGATCACTCGGTTAGGACGGGAAATAGCCAAAGGGCTGTCTGCTGCCCATGCCATGAAGTTGATTCATCGGGATATCAAGCCCAGCAACATCTGGCTGGAAACACTTGCTGACCCTACCGGGGGCGACCGGAAAATGTTCCGTGTGAAGATTCTTGATTTCGGTATGGCCCGCCTACAGGAACAAACACAGGGTTTGACTCGTCACGGTGTAATAGTAGGAACACCGCTTTACATGTCGCCAGAACAGGCAACCAGCGGCAAAGTGGATGCCCGTTCCGATCTCTTCAGTCTGGGCATTGTGCTCTATCGTTTATGCACGGGCAAGTTGCCCTTCCCCGGGGAAACCGTTGCCGATGTGATTTCCAAGCTGGCAACACAGGATGCGCCTACGGTCAAGGAAGTCAGTCCGCATACGCCGACGAAACTTTCGCGGCTTATTGAACGGATGATGAAGAAAGATCCGAAAGACAGGCCGCCCGACGCCATGAACGTGGCACGACTTCTGGAAATCATTGAAGCAGAAGAACAGGCTTCACCAACTCCTGCACCCAAGCCGATCAAGGAAGAACTCAGCAGCCCGACTGTAGTTTTGCCTCAGTTAGTCAATCCTCTGAAACCCTGGCTGATTGCCTCGGTAGTTCTGAATGTGGTGCTGCTCATGGCCCTGGTGTTCATGCTGGGCTTTTTGCTGAAATAG
- a CDS encoding neutral/alkaline non-lysosomal ceramidase N-terminal domain-containing protein — MIRIFASVSALTLITLAVYCSRLLIESEASPVAENKVSGVLKVGFAKRDITPKVGPGEPPVYMAGFGQNRVATGIQDPLFARAVVLDDGTSKLALVSVDIVGFFYPNALNVRGALPGYAHVVVSSTHNHEGPDTLGLWGPSPVKNGINPAYLKLVEQEVIQAVKEAEKSLAESQARFGVCKAPELLVDKREPYLFHEDLYVLKFENTQGQINGLLVNWHCHPETLADKNTKISADYVGYCCEALQKKYGCPVAYFTGTVGGLMTTLGLKVRDEQGTLLPANSLEMTIEYGKQLAKVAERAVDASVPVSLTPLKIDRQEFYIPLANPLYKMGRTLGVLDRDAFRWNDNPLQAGEKLPARNSTGNICMVTETSLITLGDVQIACIPGEIYPELVFGKVQDPVDPGADFPQAPVEPSIYGSMQARHKMLFGLANDELGYIIPKRQWDSKPPFCYGRKKDQYGEENSCGPEMAPIICDMFRQLSADKK; from the coding sequence ATGATCCGCATATTCGCCTCGGTTTCCGCACTGACACTTATCACCTTGGCAGTTTATTGCTCTAGGCTTTTGATTGAATCTGAAGCAAGTCCAGTTGCAGAAAATAAGGTAAGTGGTGTACTTAAAGTCGGTTTCGCCAAGCGCGATATCACACCCAAGGTTGGCCCTGGTGAACCACCGGTCTACATGGCTGGGTTTGGGCAGAATAGAGTAGCGACAGGCATACAAGACCCTCTGTTTGCCCGTGCGGTTGTGCTAGATGATGGCACTTCCAAACTTGCCCTGGTCTCAGTTGATATCGTGGGCTTCTTTTATCCCAATGCCCTGAATGTTCGCGGCGCCCTACCTGGCTATGCCCACGTCGTTGTCAGCAGCACCCATAACCACGAAGGGCCAGATACGCTTGGCTTGTGGGGGCCTTCGCCTGTTAAGAATGGCATCAATCCTGCGTATCTGAAACTGGTTGAGCAGGAAGTAATTCAGGCTGTGAAGGAAGCTGAGAAATCGCTGGCTGAATCCCAAGCCCGTTTTGGTGTCTGCAAAGCGCCGGAACTACTGGTTGATAAACGTGAACCGTATTTGTTTCACGAAGATCTCTATGTACTCAAATTCGAAAATACCCAGGGACAGATCAACGGCTTGCTCGTCAACTGGCATTGCCATCCTGAAACCCTGGCTGACAAGAACACCAAAATCAGCGCCGATTACGTTGGCTACTGCTGTGAAGCCTTGCAAAAGAAGTATGGCTGCCCCGTGGCATACTTCACCGGCACCGTTGGTGGCTTGATGACTACGCTGGGCCTTAAGGTGCGTGATGAACAGGGAACACTGCTGCCTGCCAACTCGCTGGAGATGACCATCGAGTATGGCAAGCAATTGGCGAAAGTAGCTGAACGTGCTGTAGATGCTTCTGTGCCGGTATCTTTAACGCCATTGAAAATCGACCGTCAGGAGTTTTACATACCTCTCGCGAATCCGCTTTACAAGATGGGACGCACCCTGGGAGTCCTGGATCGCGACGCGTTCCGCTGGAACGATAATCCGCTGCAGGCGGGAGAAAAATTGCCTGCTCGTAACTCTACAGGCAACATTTGCATGGTGACCGAAACCAGCCTGATTACGCTAGGCGATGTGCAGATAGCTTGCATCCCTGGCGAAATCTATCCGGAACTGGTGTTTGGCAAAGTGCAGGATCCTGTTGATCCTGGTGCAGATTTCCCGCAGGCACCCGTCGAGCCATCAATCTATGGTAGCATGCAGGCCAGGCACAAAATGCTCTTCGGACTGGCAAATGACGAGCTTGGCTACATCATTCCCAAAAGGCAGTGGGATAGCAAGCCACCGTTCTGTTATGGCAGAAAGAAAGATCAGTACGGCGAAGAAAACAGTTGTGGCCCGGAAATGGCCCCCATTATCTGCGATATGTTTCGTCAATTATCTGCAGATAAAAAATAA
- the ilvE gene encoding branched-chain-amino-acid transaminase yields the protein MKVYIDGKFYDKKDAKISVYDHGLLYGDGVFEGIRVYHGKVFKLRAHVERLCDSAKAIGIKLPWSQRDIAKAILDTVKNSPGCEYLRPIITRGEGGLGLDPRKCEKPCLIVIADTISLYPKECYDIGLNVATVGTMRNHPAATNARVKSLNYLNNVMARMEATLSNCQEALMLNHKGEVSECSGDNIFLVKDGELYTPSIDAGILDGITRRCVIKLARHHGITVHICALSRFDVYIADECFLTGTAAEIVPVATVDGRTIGTGKAGPVTKKLLGAYKELVTEPEDELSTIPG from the coding sequence ATGAAGGTCTACATCGACGGCAAATTCTACGACAAGAAAGATGCCAAGATTTCCGTGTATGATCACGGCTTACTCTACGGCGACGGAGTTTTTGAAGGCATCCGCGTCTACCATGGAAAAGTGTTCAAACTACGAGCACACGTGGAACGACTTTGCGACAGCGCGAAAGCCATTGGCATTAAATTGCCCTGGTCACAACGTGATATCGCGAAAGCCATTCTCGATACGGTCAAGAACAGCCCGGGATGTGAATACCTTCGTCCCATTATCACCCGTGGCGAAGGTGGTTTGGGGCTTGATCCACGCAAATGCGAAAAGCCATGCCTGATTGTGATTGCTGATACTATCAGCCTGTATCCCAAGGAATGCTACGACATTGGTTTGAACGTTGCTACTGTGGGAACCATGCGGAATCATCCAGCTGCCACGAATGCTCGTGTCAAATCGTTGAATTACCTGAACAACGTCATGGCACGCATGGAAGCAACGCTCAGCAATTGCCAGGAAGCCTTGATGCTGAACCATAAGGGTGAAGTATCAGAATGTTCTGGTGATAACATCTTCCTCGTAAAGGACGGCGAGCTGTATACACCATCGATTGATGCAGGCATCCTGGATGGCATTACGCGCCGGTGCGTTATCAAACTCGCCAGGCATCATGGCATTACCGTCCACATCTGTGCTTTGTCCCGGTTTGATGTCTACATTGCCGACGAATGCTTCCTGACTGGAACCGCTGCAGAGATTGTTCCAGTAGCTACCGTTGATGGTCGCACCATTGGCACTGGAAAAGCTGGCCCGGTTACAAAAAAACTCCTGGGTGCCTACAAGGAATTAGTCACAGAGCCAGAAGACGAGTTGAGTACTATTCCTGGGTAA
- a CDS encoding aminotransferase class IV, whose amino-acid sequence MPAALANLHGVIQPLAEAKVSVLDRGFLFGDAVYEGLHVVDGKPRFLDLHMARLERSLSELRIGPIDLSRLRQRIKDTIAAGPFDEAFLYIQITRGAGPTRSHAFPPSGTVPTEFLFVESFKDPYGELRHTGIAVVTQPDLRWHRCDVKSTNLLGNVLAFQAGKEQGASEAILVRPDGTITEGTRSSLFGVVDGIIRTGPLSPDILPGVTRMVTVQLIHQLKLPVTEKHLHITEVDRLQELFLTGTTAEILPISSINGKQVGNGKPGAFTLALQRAFIDFVNRQS is encoded by the coding sequence ATGCCTGCTGCATTGGCTAATCTTCATGGTGTTATTCAACCACTTGCGGAAGCAAAAGTTTCCGTCCTTGATCGAGGCTTTCTCTTTGGTGATGCGGTATATGAAGGCCTGCACGTTGTTGATGGTAAACCTCGCTTTCTTGATCTGCACATGGCAAGGCTGGAACGAAGTCTATCGGAATTGAGGATCGGCCCAATAGATTTATCGCGATTGCGACAACGCATCAAAGATACCATTGCCGCGGGGCCATTCGACGAAGCGTTTCTTTATATTCAGATTACACGTGGCGCTGGCCCTACACGGTCACATGCCTTTCCGCCTTCTGGTACAGTGCCTACCGAGTTTCTGTTTGTTGAATCGTTCAAAGATCCCTACGGCGAGTTGCGACACACGGGTATTGCAGTAGTCACTCAGCCTGACTTGCGCTGGCACCGTTGTGATGTGAAGAGTACGAATCTGCTTGGCAACGTGCTGGCATTTCAGGCAGGTAAAGAACAAGGGGCCTCAGAAGCTATTTTGGTAAGGCCTGATGGCACTATAACAGAAGGCACCCGGTCCAGTCTGTTTGGAGTGGTGGATGGCATTATTCGCACCGGTCCGTTATCGCCCGACATTCTCCCCGGTGTCACACGCATGGTTACCGTGCAGCTTATTCACCAACTCAAGTTGCCTGTAACAGAAAAACACCTGCATATTACGGAAGTGGACAGATTGCAGGAGCTGTTTTTGACGGGAACTACTGCGGAAATATTGCCCATCAGTTCCATCAATGGAAAACAGGTTGGAAATGGTAAGCCTGGTGCCTTTACTTTGGCCCTGCAAAGAGCATTCATAGACTTCGTTAACCGGCAAAGTTAA
- a CDS encoding 2-oxo acid dehydrogenase subunit E2, with translation MAQKEFKLPDLGEGLKEGTLVGWKVKEGETIASEQAIAEVETDKATTELPSPFAGKVVKLHYKPGDVIPVGQVILTVEVAGSTAPAAKTPAKPAAKAAPAKSPVATKPAAAEIKSPAPAVPATPKAASAPAAPVVAQKTLPESSAVLNPSTILAAPATRKLAREKGVDLKNVRGTGPGGRITQEDVLSFVSGGGRAMDDLMAPIATHGEGGGLTFPRPMLPDFSRFGESERKPASPIRRRIVQAMTISSQVTAAVTYTDEADISALEKFRSDAKDITKERGIKLTSLAVVAKACAAALQRFPDFNASYDDDKQEVVYKKYYHIGIAVDSPAGLLVPVLRNADSRPISELAGEIVSLAEAARTGKIQREQMQGGTFTITNIGVIGGLSFTPVINWPEVAILGLGRTQERLAFDTDGKTIIAKKMMPLCLTFDHRLIDGAAAARFVNAIKEYLENPLLLLMDA, from the coding sequence ATGGCTCAAAAAGAGTTCAAGTTGCCCGACTTGGGTGAAGGTCTCAAAGAAGGCACACTCGTGGGATGGAAGGTCAAAGAAGGGGAGACTATAGCCTCGGAACAGGCGATTGCCGAAGTGGAAACCGATAAGGCAACCACAGAGCTTCCAAGTCCTTTTGCAGGTAAGGTAGTCAAGCTACACTACAAGCCCGGTGATGTAATTCCGGTAGGCCAGGTCATTCTTACAGTTGAAGTTGCTGGCAGTACGGCGCCTGCTGCCAAGACACCAGCCAAACCTGCAGCCAAAGCAGCACCAGCCAAATCTCCAGTCGCTACCAAACCTGCCGCAGCAGAAATAAAATCACCAGCTCCTGCGGTTCCTGCAACACCCAAGGCTGCTTCTGCGCCCGCAGCTCCAGTTGTCGCACAAAAGACTTTGCCAGAAAGTTCCGCTGTACTCAATCCATCCACCATTCTGGCGGCACCGGCTACACGTAAACTCGCACGTGAAAAAGGTGTTGATCTGAAAAATGTTCGAGGCACCGGCCCTGGCGGTAGAATCACTCAGGAGGATGTCCTCTCGTTTGTCAGTGGTGGCGGGCGGGCCATGGATGATCTGATGGCTCCTATCGCAACGCATGGCGAAGGTGGTGGCCTGACATTCCCCCGACCCATGCTGCCTGACTTTTCAAGGTTTGGCGAATCAGAACGCAAGCCCGCTTCACCCATTCGCCGTCGTATCGTGCAGGCAATGACCATTTCATCTCAGGTCACCGCTGCGGTTACCTATACTGATGAAGCAGACATCTCTGCCTTGGAAAAGTTTCGAAGCGATGCCAAAGACATCACCAAGGAACGAGGCATCAAGCTGACCAGTCTGGCAGTAGTGGCCAAGGCTTGCGCTGCTGCCTTGCAGCGGTTTCCTGATTTCAACGCCAGCTACGATGACGACAAGCAGGAAGTGGTCTACAAGAAGTATTATCACATCGGAATTGCCGTTGATTCACCCGCAGGGCTCCTGGTTCCAGTGTTGCGAAATGCTGACAGCCGACCCATCAGCGAACTGGCTGGTGAAATAGTTTCATTGGCGGAAGCCGCACGCACCGGCAAGATCCAGCGGGAGCAGATGCAGGGTGGCACCTTTACCATCACCAACATCGGCGTCATTGGCGGGTTGAGTTTTACGCCTGTCATTAACTGGCCTGAAGTAGCTATTCTGGGGCTTGGTCGTACGCAGGAACGCCTGGCATTCGATACTGATGGCAAAACCATCATAGCGAAGAAAATGATGCCATTGTGTCTTACGTTTGATCATCGCTTGATCGACGGCGCTGCTGCTGCTCGCTTTGTCAACGCCATTAAAGAGTATCTGGAAAACCCGCTGTTGTTGCTGATGGATGCCTGA
- a CDS encoding FtsX-like permease family protein, protein MYKYVLCWRYLWTRYLALASIISVMLGVGTLVVVNSVMAGFSSKLLNRFRGLQSDLVVKSRSIYGFHDLQAKMNTIRQRMGPKIAEIAPVIEAFALAQYKLDRSDIVIKKPIKVIGIDPITRAATSDFANWLMHPDNKQDPSKCFDLRGDALKDFQNFHQNFWRTPTLPPGMMPPEQTSNGSSIIQVQGENKPQNQLPPAPAAGKPPELPPAKMFGAVAGWGLATIRSPKSVNADPNNPTAADRIILHPGDLVKLTFSTRDDIEGHDGGTRMQTFHTADFVVTDLFRSDMSMIDSMVIFVTLEDLQQLQTMHNRATSLEIKLTDYDRDINQVLAELHTLFPETFYEVKTWKEIGGPVISAIAVERSILNVLLFLIIAVAGFGILAIFYMIVVEKTRDIGILKSLGASNWGIMGIFVSYGLLLGIVGSGLGTLGGIAFTNYINEIEGVISKLSGQEVFPRDLYFFDKIPVQISPWMLLGVNIGAIAIATAASVLPAIRAAMLHPVRALRFE, encoded by the coding sequence ATGTACAAATATGTACTTTGCTGGCGGTATCTATGGACACGGTATTTAGCGTTAGCCAGCATTATCAGCGTGATGCTGGGGGTTGGAACCCTGGTGGTTGTTAACAGTGTCATGGCTGGTTTTTCGTCCAAACTGTTGAATCGATTTCGAGGCTTGCAGTCTGATCTGGTCGTCAAATCCAGATCGATTTACGGATTCCATGATCTCCAAGCCAAGATGAATACGATCAGGCAACGGATGGGACCTAAAATTGCTGAAATCGCTCCAGTGATTGAAGCCTTTGCGTTAGCTCAGTACAAGCTGGATCGAAGCGACATAGTTATTAAGAAGCCAATCAAGGTGATCGGCATTGATCCCATCACGCGGGCGGCAACCAGCGACTTTGCCAACTGGCTGATGCATCCTGATAACAAGCAAGATCCGTCAAAGTGCTTTGATCTGCGTGGCGATGCACTCAAAGACTTTCAGAATTTTCATCAGAACTTCTGGCGAACGCCAACCTTGCCTCCCGGCATGATGCCTCCTGAACAAACTTCAAATGGATCGAGCATCATTCAGGTTCAGGGTGAGAATAAGCCGCAGAATCAGTTGCCACCGGCGCCAGCAGCAGGCAAGCCACCAGAGCTCCCTCCTGCAAAGATGTTCGGAGCAGTGGCAGGCTGGGGGTTGGCAACCATTCGTTCACCCAAATCGGTTAACGCTGATCCCAATAACCCCACTGCTGCCGATAGGATCATTCTTCATCCAGGCGATCTCGTCAAACTCACGTTTTCGACAAGAGATGATATTGAAGGTCATGATGGTGGAACGCGGATGCAGACTTTCCATACAGCAGACTTCGTCGTGACCGATCTGTTTCGCAGCGACATGAGCATGATCGATTCCATGGTCATTTTCGTCACGCTCGAAGATTTGCAGCAACTGCAGACCATGCACAACAGGGCAACATCACTCGAAATCAAACTGACTGATTATGATCGGGATATCAATCAGGTTCTTGCAGAGTTGCATACGCTGTTTCCTGAGACCTTTTACGAAGTAAAGACTTGGAAAGAAATCGGCGGCCCGGTCATCTCGGCCATAGCAGTGGAACGGTCGATTTTGAACGTGTTATTGTTCCTCATCATTGCTGTGGCAGGCTTTGGCATCCTGGCGATCTTTTACATGATCGTCGTGGAAAAGACTCGCGACATCGGCATTTTGAAATCGCTTGGCGCCTCCAACTGGGGCATCATGGGTATATTTGTCAGTTACGGGTTGCTACTTGGTATCGTTGGCTCGGGGCTGGGCACACTTGGTGGAATCGCGTTCACCAATTACATCAATGAAATCGAAGGTGTCATTTCCAAGCTCAGTGGCCAGGAAGTGTTTCCACGCGATCTTTATTTCTTTGACAAGATTCCCGTGCAAATCAGCCCGTGGATGCTGCTGGGTGTAAACATCGGCGCCATTGCCATTGCAACCGCTGCCAGCGTGCTGCCTGCGATTCGTGCTGCCATGCTGCATCCCGTACGGGCGTTGCGGTTTGAATAG
- a CDS encoding ABC transporter ATP-binding protein translates to MEHLSTVGLKKSYHKYRIDIPVLQGVDLAVEKGSFVSIVGTSGSGKSTLLHLLGTLDKPDAGEIRLEGRRIDNLSLHDRDHLRNTTFGFIFQFYHLLPELTVLENVSIPAMIRHSALGWLGRSKTLKKAAQAMLERVGLGHRLRHKPRELSGGEMQRAAIARALISQPQILLADEPTGNLDADTGGEVLRLLQELNREEGLTIIMVTHNRDMAQQSGKVLHMIRGQLKSEPEGGHHASSGIERLKLMSA, encoded by the coding sequence GTGGAACATCTTTCAACAGTTGGATTGAAGAAAAGCTATCACAAGTACCGGATCGATATTCCGGTATTGCAGGGTGTTGACCTGGCGGTGGAGAAAGGTTCCTTTGTCAGCATTGTGGGAACATCCGGTTCCGGTAAGAGCACTCTGTTGCATCTCCTGGGAACTCTCGATAAGCCGGACGCTGGTGAAATCAGGCTGGAAGGCAGACGAATTGATAATCTGTCATTGCATGATCGAGATCATCTTCGCAACACGACGTTTGGATTTATTTTCCAGTTTTATCACCTGCTGCCAGAATTGACGGTGCTCGAAAACGTCTCAATCCCTGCCATGATCAGGCATTCAGCATTGGGTTGGCTGGGACGAAGCAAGACACTGAAAAAAGCTGCCCAAGCCATGCTCGAGCGTGTTGGCCTGGGGCATCGCCTGCGTCATAAACCACGCGAACTTTCTGGTGGCGAGATGCAGCGTGCAGCCATTGCCCGTGCCTTGATTTCCCAGCCGCAGATTCTCCTGGCGGATGAACCAACAGGCAATCTCGATGCGGATACCGGTGGAGAAGTTTTGCGACTTCTTCAGGAACTCAATCGCGAGGAAGGGCTGACCATCATCATGGTGACCCATAACCGCGATATGGCCCAGCAGAGCGGTAAAGTGTTGCACATGATACGAGGTCAGCTCAAGAGTGAACCTGAGGGGGGACATCATGCCTCTTCAGGAATAGAAAGACTTAAACTGATGAGTGCCTGA
- a CDS encoding methyltransferase domain-containing protein — MFEFLKQRYQLKLFRMRKEVVDAVLLKGEEQVLVLYSGLGFIVSSLAQKITTGRVVGIDPRYASSQNDMAITNAEENVRREGVAEKVELYSDELSPLPLPDNRFDVVVMMETEALAMKLINADEVIRVMKSGGKLYINYNPATEAIIATMLLHGFSEHSEARLVHSPGNPILLLCLQKQ; from the coding sequence ATGTTCGAATTCCTGAAGCAGCGTTATCAACTAAAACTCTTCCGGATGAGAAAAGAGGTCGTTGATGCAGTCTTGCTGAAAGGCGAAGAGCAGGTTCTTGTGCTGTATTCGGGTCTTGGCTTCATAGTTTCCAGTCTGGCACAGAAAATAACAACAGGCCGGGTAGTAGGCATCGATCCACGATATGCATCAAGCCAAAATGACATGGCTATTACCAATGCCGAAGAGAATGTCAGGCGAGAAGGTGTTGCTGAGAAGGTCGAACTTTACAGTGATGAGCTATCGCCCCTGCCACTTCCAGATAATCGCTTTGATGTTGTTGTGATGATGGAGACAGAAGCATTGGCAATGAAACTAATCAATGCAGACGAGGTGATTCGTGTGATGAAATCGGGAGGAAAGTTGTACATCAATTACAACCCGGCAACAGAAGCTATCATTGCCACCATGCTGCTGCATGGGTTTTCGGAGCACTCCGAAGCGAGATTGGTGCATTCACCAGGCAACCCGATACTGCTGTTGTGCCTGCAGAAACAATAA
- the lpdA gene encoding dihydrolipoyl dehydrogenase — MVIGDFKEQVDVVVVGGGPGGYAAAFHAADLGLDVALVEEDARLGGTCLLRGCIPSKAMITAAEKYHQLASLEKMGISISGKASFDIKKMAAWRDNVLKELTGGLDGLSKARNIRRFEGRGYLSGPNELKIAASGSSLKIQFNRAILALGSRVLMPKPFVRSERVITSDEATNIDYLPDSVLVVGGGYIGMELGGCFASLGSKVTIVEMLDHLLPGTDADMTRIVRKHMEAKGVQFQLESKVTEVTPGKNSVKVTVQAKDGTATVSEYDRVLVCVGRSPNTDDFGLEAVGVKVEKGFIKVNEQCQTSVPHIFAIGDCTGQPMLAHRAHRMGAVAAEVLAGKKSAFDNRTIPAVIFTDPEIAYCGLSEEDAKAAGYEVSVGKMFFAASGRAKSMDAQDGFVKVIADKKTDVILGVRMVGPHVSEMLATATIAVENALTVEDITATIHAHPTLAETFLEATEAVHGMAVHAARPRTAAKAAH; from the coding sequence ATGGTTATCGGTGATTTCAAGGAACAGGTCGATGTGGTTGTGGTAGGCGGTGGGCCTGGCGGGTATGCAGCTGCCTTTCATGCTGCCGATCTCGGCCTCGATGTAGCCCTGGTGGAAGAAGATGCACGCCTGGGGGGCACCTGCCTGTTGCGAGGCTGCATACCCTCTAAAGCCATGATCACTGCAGCGGAAAAGTATCACCAGTTAGCCAGCCTGGAAAAAATGGGCATCTCCATTTCGGGCAAAGCCAGTTTCGACATCAAGAAGATGGCAGCATGGCGAGATAACGTACTCAAGGAATTGACCGGCGGCCTCGATGGTTTATCCAAGGCACGCAACATTCGACGTTTCGAGGGCAGGGGATACCTTTCGGGTCCGAATGAACTCAAGATTGCAGCTTCTGGATCGTCTCTCAAAATCCAGTTCAATCGGGCAATCCTGGCCCTGGGCAGTCGGGTTTTGATGCCCAAGCCTTTTGTGCGTTCCGAACGCGTCATCACTTCGGATGAAGCTACCAACATCGACTATCTGCCAGACAGCGTTCTGGTTGTGGGCGGTGGATACATTGGCATGGAACTCGGTGGCTGCTTTGCCTCACTGGGAAGCAAGGTTACAATTGTTGAAATGCTCGACCATCTGCTACCAGGCACCGATGCAGATATGACCCGTATCGTTCGAAAGCACATGGAAGCCAAGGGTGTACAATTCCAGCTCGAAAGCAAGGTAACGGAAGTTACTCCAGGCAAGAACAGCGTGAAGGTGACAGTCCAGGCTAAAGATGGAACTGCCACGGTATCAGAATATGATCGCGTACTGGTGTGTGTCGGCCGATCACCCAATACCGATGATTTTGGTCTGGAAGCTGTAGGTGTCAAAGTGGAAAAAGGTTTTATCAAGGTCAATGAACAGTGCCAGACTTCAGTACCACATATTTTTGCCATTGGTGATTGCACTGGTCAGCCGATGCTGGCACATCGGGCACATCGTATGGGTGCCGTTGCCGCAGAGGTTCTTGCTGGAAAGAAATCTGCATTTGACAACCGTACTATCCCAGCGGTCATCTTCACCGATCCGGAAATTGCGTACTGTGGATTGTCGGAAGAGGATGCCAAGGCCGCCGGGTATGAAGTATCCGTTGGCAAAATGTTTTTTGCCGCCAGTGGCCGAGCCAAATCGATGGATGCACAGGATGGCTTTGTCAAAGTGATTGCTGATAAGAAGACCGATGTGATCCTGGGTGTGAGAATGGTTGGTCCACACGTTTCTGAAATGCTGGCAACAGCCACGATAGCCGTGGAAAACGCGTTAACCGTGGAGGATATTACAGCTACCATTCACGCGCATCCTACGCTGGCCGAGACCTTCCTGGAAGCAACTGAAGCGGTACATGGAATGGCAGTCCATGCAGCCAGACCTCGTACAGCAGCCAAGGCTGCTCATTGA
- a CDS encoding TIGR03067 domain-containing protein: protein MKWIATLSLALFALGFSIAQDDKKKDEDKIQGKWEMTKGEMNGESLPEDFVKGFSLTFTKGKFEAKLADGSGEEGEFKLDSAAKPHATASFTANGETRKGIYKWDGDTLHMCVSDKGGELPKEFAGKDGHLLFVLKKAK from the coding sequence GTGAAGTGGATCGCTACATTGTCATTGGCGCTGTTTGCACTTGGTTTTTCCATTGCCCAGGATGATAAAAAGAAAGACGAAGACAAGATTCAGGGTAAATGGGAAATGACCAAGGGCGAAATGAATGGCGAAAGCCTGCCCGAAGATTTTGTGAAAGGATTTTCCCTGACGTTCACCAAGGGAAAGTTTGAAGCCAAGCTGGCTGACGGTTCTGGTGAAGAAGGTGAATTCAAACTGGATAGCGCTGCCAAGCCACATGCAACTGCCTCCTTCACAGCTAACGGCGAGACCCGAAAGGGTATCTACAAATGGGATGGCGACACTCTGCACATGTGTGTCAGTGACAAAGGTGGAGAACTGCCGAAGGAATTTGCTGGCAAAGACGGTCACTTGCTGTTTGTCCTGAAAAAAGCCAAGTAA